A genomic stretch from Bordetella sp. N includes:
- a CDS encoding efflux transporter outer membrane subunit produces MQPVRVAASWLPIAGALLLSGCSLAPEYHKPAPDMPVSWKLEAPWRTATPRDDMPKGAWWLRYQDPTLNTLQDKLLAANPSLDVATARLTQARAQATAATAGLFPTLGTSARAQRLKISANRPLTNYAAPLYETVQNDYTLSFNASYEVDLFGRVQNAVTTARANAEQSEADLRNARLVLTAELASNYVNLRAVDNELDVVRRSVGLQRRALELITARYDGGAASGLEVAQQQALLDNTLTQIDILARQRALFEHAIASLTGTPAPQFELAPDVRNMTPPTVPLGVPSDVLERRPDVAAAERAMAAANAQIGVARAAFYPSFMINGGYGVDSRELGTLFDGPSTLWNLGVSLAQTIFDGGRLSANVDFARAGYQATAANYRRVVLLAMQEVQDGITGLAALERASAQAQTAVADSRKVLDMATSRYAGGATTYLDVITAQQSVLNTERQAAQLAGQRMLVSVFLIKALGGDWETAPAVADSGAAPAQR; encoded by the coding sequence ATGCAGCCCGTGCGCGTTGCCGCGAGCTGGCTGCCGATTGCCGGCGCCCTGCTCCTGTCCGGCTGCAGCCTGGCTCCCGAATACCACAAGCCGGCGCCCGACATGCCCGTCAGCTGGAAGCTGGAAGCGCCCTGGCGCACCGCCACGCCGCGCGACGACATGCCCAAGGGCGCCTGGTGGCTGCGCTATCAGGACCCCACGCTGAACACGCTGCAGGACAAGCTGCTCGCCGCCAACCCCAGCCTGGACGTGGCGACCGCCCGCCTGACGCAGGCACGGGCCCAGGCGACGGCGGCGACGGCGGGCCTGTTCCCGACCTTGGGCACCAGCGCCCGCGCGCAGCGCCTGAAGATCTCCGCCAACCGCCCGCTGACGAACTACGCCGCCCCGCTCTATGAAACGGTGCAGAACGACTACACCCTGTCGTTCAACGCCAGCTATGAGGTCGATCTGTTCGGCCGCGTGCAGAACGCCGTCACCACCGCGCGCGCCAATGCCGAACAGTCCGAAGCGGACCTGCGCAACGCGCGCCTGGTGCTGACCGCCGAGCTCGCCTCCAACTATGTCAACCTGCGCGCCGTCGACAACGAGCTGGACGTCGTGCGCCGCTCGGTGGGCCTGCAACGGCGCGCTCTGGAGCTGATCACCGCCCGCTATGACGGCGGCGCGGCGTCCGGCCTGGAGGTCGCGCAGCAACAGGCCTTGCTCGACAACACGCTGACCCAGATCGACATCCTGGCCCGCCAGCGCGCGCTGTTCGAACATGCCATCGCCAGCCTGACGGGGACACCCGCGCCGCAATTCGAACTGGCGCCGGACGTGCGGAACATGACGCCGCCCACGGTGCCGCTGGGCGTCCCGTCCGACGTGCTGGAGCGCCGTCCGGACGTGGCTGCCGCCGAACGGGCGATGGCGGCCGCCAATGCGCAGATCGGCGTGGCGCGCGCGGCCTTCTATCCCAGCTTCATGATCAACGGTGGCTACGGCGTCGACAGCCGTGAACTCGGCACCCTGTTCGACGGCCCCAGCACTTTGTGGAACCTGGGCGTGTCCCTGGCGCAGACGATCTTCGACGGCGGCCGCTTGAGCGCCAACGTCGACTTCGCCCGTGCCGGCTACCAGGCCACCGCCGCCAACTACCGCCGCGTGGTGTTGCTGGCCATGCAGGAAGTGCAGGACGGCATCACCGGCCTGGCCGCGCTGGAGCGGGCCAGCGCCCAGGCCCAGACCGCCGTGGCCGACAGCCGCAAGGTGCTCGACATGGCCACGTCGCGCTACGCGGGCGGCGCCACCACCTACCTCGACGTGATCACTGCTCAGCAGTCGGTGCTGAACACGGAACGGCAGGCGGCGCAACTGGCCGGCCAGCGCATGCTGGTGTCCGTGTTCCTGATCAAGGCGCTGGGCGGCGATTGGGAAACCGCGCCGGCCGTAGCCGACAGCGGCGCGGCGCCAGCGCAGCGCTGA
- a CDS encoding efflux RND transporter periplasmic adaptor subunit, translating into MSEERHHALGIHALSPDPGSADLPSRDRIVRRLRWWTLIILIVLALGAARTIIARVQNASELREGTTQRAIQYVQTAIPSLPEKGQTLSLPGTLQGYVQSPLSARASGYLKQWTKDIGSRVEKGDLLAEIETPEIDQQLSQAVAARDQAAAAMELARSTQSRWEALRQKDVVSQQDLEEKRGAAAQARANYAAAQANEQRLRQLEGFKRIVAPFAGVITRRNVDTGDLIDAGSGRPLFVLSQTDPLRVYLNVPQSYAQRVKPGQHVVVTQSELAGQNFKGVIARTAASIDLATRTMQVEISLPNPDRTLLPGAYVQVDLQLPPGDTLVLPANALMFRKEGALVAVVDDTGKVNLRKVTVGRNYGQTVEVPQGVAATDRVVLNPADSLANGDVVSVAAKTPARDGAANGNTNAAAGPARGQDK; encoded by the coding sequence ATGTCTGAAGAAAGACATCACGCGCTCGGCATCCATGCGTTGAGCCCCGACCCCGGTAGCGCCGACCTGCCCTCGCGCGACCGCATCGTGCGCCGCCTGCGCTGGTGGACCCTGATCATCCTGATCGTGCTGGCCCTGGGCGCGGCGCGCACCATCATCGCGCGCGTGCAGAACGCCAGCGAATTGCGCGAAGGCACTACCCAGCGCGCCATCCAGTATGTGCAGACCGCCATCCCCTCCCTGCCGGAGAAGGGCCAGACCCTGAGCCTGCCCGGCACCCTGCAAGGCTATGTGCAGTCGCCGCTGTCGGCCCGCGCCAGCGGCTACCTGAAGCAATGGACCAAGGACATCGGCAGCCGCGTCGAGAAAGGCGACCTGCTCGCCGAAATCGAAACGCCGGAAATCGACCAGCAGCTGTCGCAAGCCGTGGCCGCGCGCGATCAGGCGGCCGCCGCCATGGAACTGGCGCGCAGCACGCAATCGCGCTGGGAAGCCTTGCGCCAGAAAGACGTGGTGTCGCAGCAGGATCTGGAAGAGAAGCGTGGCGCGGCCGCGCAGGCGCGCGCCAACTACGCGGCGGCCCAGGCCAATGAACAGCGTTTGCGCCAGCTGGAAGGTTTCAAGCGCATCGTGGCGCCCTTCGCCGGCGTCATCACGCGGCGCAACGTCGATACCGGGGACCTGATCGACGCGGGCAGCGGCCGGCCGCTGTTCGTGCTGTCGCAGACCGATCCCTTGCGTGTCTACCTGAACGTGCCGCAAAGCTACGCGCAGCGCGTCAAGCCGGGCCAGCATGTGGTGGTGACCCAGTCCGAACTGGCGGGCCAGAATTTCAAGGGCGTGATCGCCCGCACGGCCGCGTCGATCGATCTGGCCACCCGCACGATGCAGGTGGAGATATCCCTGCCCAATCCAGACCGCACCCTGCTGCCGGGCGCCTACGTGCAGGTGGACCTGCAACTGCCCCCGGGCGACACGCTGGTGCTGCCGGCCAACGCGCTGATGTTCCGCAAGGAAGGCGCGCTGGTGGCGGTGGTCGACGACACGGGCAAGGTCAACCTGCGCAAGGTGACCGTAGGCCGCAATTACGGCCAGACCGTCGAAGTCCCGCAAGGCGTGGCGGCCACCGACCGCGTGGTGCTCAACCCGGCCGACTCGCTGGCCAATGGCGACGTGGTGTCGGTAGCGGCGAAGACGCCGGCCAGGGACGGCGCGGCGAACGGCAATACCAATGCGGCCGCCGGGCCGGCGCGGGGCCAGGATAAATGA
- a CDS encoding efflux RND transporter permease subunit codes for MSAVQLALRRPYTFIVMALLIILATPFALMRMATDIFPEINIPVISVIWSYNGLSAQEMGLRIAASNERGLTTTVSDIEHIESTSLAGISVIKIFFQPNANIQTALAQVVAAEQTQVRQLPPGITPPLVIKYSASSIPVIQLALSSPTLPEQTLYDTAMNQLRPQLVTIPGVAVPAAYGGKTRVISVDLDLQALQARGLSSSDVVNAINAQNLILPSGTAKFGETEYSIKMNSSPVTLAGMNNLPIRSIPGGGTTYLRDVAYVRDGFTPQTNVVRQDGVRGVLLSVLKNGGASTVDIVNNLREMLPRAVQLLPSDVKVTPLFDQSVFVKAAVKGVVLEALIAAALTAAMVLLFLGNWRSTLIIGLTIPLSILASILVLQITGETLNLMTLGGLALSVGILVDQAIVTIENIERHLHLGTELRQAILTGAEEIGTAALVSTLCICIVFVPMFFLSGVARFLFVPLAEAVVYAMIASYILSRTLVPTLVMLLMAGHHDTSGSNSLLQRVYRAFDRRFELLRRAYTLALSAQLSRRKAFALAFSGFSLLSCALYPFLGRDFFPSVDAGQLRLHMRAPTGTRIEETARLADEVERHIRTLIPAEQLETILDNLGIPNSGINLSYSNAGTFSTLDGEILISLREGHDPTVKFEQLLRMDLPRQFPGVEFFFQPADIVTQILNFGLPAAINVQFTGQNYTANADLAAELVKAVRNIPGAVDAHVHQRLDLPTVNLEMDRSRLQQVGLSPANVGQNVLIALSGSSQTSPAFWLNPQNGVVYNVTTQTPQYNIDSLDRLLNLPVGATGAGAGTPGGSTQLLGNLVEATQTRQPAVMSRYNILPAIDVYISVQGTDLASVAKQVEREVDALRAKLPRGSQVAIRGQVQTMQSSFVGLGVGLAMAIVLVYLLVVVNFQSWIDALIIISALPAALAGIAWMLFITGTTLSVPALTGAIMTMGVATANSILMVSFARQRREEGATVLAAALEAGATRIRPVLMTALAMIIGMIPMALGLGEGAEQNAPLGRAVIGGLLFATVSTLFFVPVVYAGVHSRLAQRNAARAARRGPPRGDPPHGNTPPYTPDPARQET; via the coding sequence GTGTCAGCTGTCCAACTGGCATTGCGCCGCCCGTACACCTTCATCGTCATGGCGTTGCTGATCATATTGGCAACGCCGTTCGCGCTCATGCGCATGGCGACCGACATCTTCCCGGAAATCAATATTCCGGTGATCAGCGTCATCTGGTCGTATAACGGCCTGTCCGCCCAGGAAATGGGATTGCGCATCGCCGCATCCAACGAACGCGGGCTGACCACCACGGTCAGCGATATCGAACATATAGAATCGACCTCGCTGGCCGGGATCAGCGTCATCAAGATCTTCTTCCAGCCCAACGCCAACATCCAGACGGCCTTGGCTCAGGTAGTGGCGGCCGAGCAAACCCAGGTGCGCCAGCTGCCGCCCGGCATCACGCCGCCGCTGGTGATCAAGTATTCGGCGTCCAGCATACCGGTGATCCAGCTGGCCCTGTCCAGCCCCACCCTGCCCGAACAGACCCTGTACGACACGGCCATGAACCAGTTGCGGCCGCAGCTGGTCACCATCCCGGGGGTGGCGGTGCCGGCGGCCTATGGCGGCAAGACGCGCGTGATCTCGGTGGACCTGGACCTGCAGGCCCTGCAGGCGCGCGGCCTGTCGTCGTCGGACGTGGTCAACGCCATCAACGCGCAGAACCTGATCCTGCCGTCGGGCACGGCGAAGTTCGGCGAGACCGAGTATTCGATCAAGATGAACAGCTCGCCGGTCACCCTGGCGGGCATGAACAATCTGCCGATACGCTCCATTCCGGGCGGCGGCACCACCTATCTGCGCGACGTCGCGTACGTGCGCGACGGCTTCACGCCGCAGACCAATGTGGTGCGCCAGGACGGCGTGCGCGGCGTGCTGCTGTCGGTGCTGAAGAACGGCGGCGCGTCCACGGTGGACATCGTCAACAACCTGCGCGAGATGCTGCCGCGCGCGGTCCAGTTGCTGCCGTCCGACGTCAAGGTGACGCCGCTGTTCGACCAATCCGTGTTCGTGAAGGCCGCCGTCAAGGGCGTGGTCCTGGAAGCGCTGATCGCTGCCGCCCTCACGGCCGCCATGGTGCTGCTGTTCCTGGGCAACTGGCGCAGCACGCTGATCATCGGCCTGACCATCCCGCTGTCCATCCTGGCGTCCATCCTGGTGCTGCAGATCACGGGCGAGACGCTGAACCTGATGACGCTCGGGGGGCTGGCGCTGTCCGTGGGCATCCTGGTGGACCAGGCCATCGTCACCATCGAGAACATCGAGCGCCACCTGCACCTGGGCACCGAATTAAGGCAGGCCATCCTTACCGGGGCCGAGGAAATCGGCACGGCCGCGCTGGTGTCCACGCTGTGTATCTGTATCGTGTTCGTGCCGATGTTCTTCCTGTCCGGCGTGGCGCGTTTCCTGTTCGTGCCGCTGGCCGAGGCCGTGGTCTACGCCATGATCGCGTCCTACATCCTGTCGCGGACCCTGGTGCCGACCCTGGTGATGCTGCTCATGGCGGGCCATCACGACACCTCGGGCAGCAACAGCCTGCTGCAACGTGTCTATCGCGCCTTCGACCGCCGTTTCGAACTGCTGCGCCGCGCCTACACCCTGGCGCTGTCCGCCCAGCTGTCGCGCCGCAAGGCCTTCGCGCTGGCCTTCAGCGGCTTCAGCCTGCTGTCCTGCGCGCTCTATCCCTTCCTGGGGCGCGACTTCTTCCCGTCGGTGGATGCCGGCCAGTTACGCCTGCACATGCGCGCGCCCACCGGCACCCGCATCGAAGAGACCGCGCGGCTGGCCGATGAGGTCGAGCGCCATATCCGCACCTTGATCCCCGCGGAACAGCTGGAAACCATACTCGACAATCTGGGAATCCCGAATAGCGGCATCAACCTGTCCTATAGCAATGCAGGCACCTTCAGCACCCTGGACGGCGAAATCCTGATCTCCCTGCGCGAAGGACACGACCCCACGGTCAAATTCGAGCAGCTGCTGCGCATGGACCTGCCGCGGCAGTTCCCCGGCGTGGAGTTCTTCTTCCAGCCCGCCGACATCGTCACGCAGATCCTGAACTTCGGTTTGCCGGCCGCCATCAACGTACAGTTCACAGGCCAGAACTACACCGCGAACGCGGACCTGGCCGCTGAACTGGTCAAGGCCGTGCGCAACATCCCCGGCGCCGTCGACGCGCACGTCCACCAACGCCTGGACCTGCCCACCGTCAACCTGGAAATGGACCGCTCGCGCCTGCAACAGGTCGGCCTGAGTCCCGCCAACGTCGGCCAGAACGTCCTGATCGCCCTGTCCGGCAGTTCGCAGACCTCGCCCGCTTTCTGGCTTAATCCGCAGAACGGCGTGGTCTACAACGTCACCACCCAGACCCCGCAATACAACATCGACTCGCTGGACCGCCTGCTCAATTTGCCGGTCGGCGCCACGGGCGCCGGGGCGGGCACGCCGGGCGGCAGCACCCAATTGCTGGGCAACCTGGTCGAAGCCACGCAGACCCGCCAGCCCGCCGTCATGTCGCGCTACAACATCCTGCCGGCCATCGACGTCTACATCAGCGTGCAAGGCACCGACCTGGCCAGCGTGGCCAAACAGGTGGAACGCGAGGTCGACGCGCTGCGCGCCAAGCTGCCGCGCGGCAGCCAGGTGGCCATCCGCGGCCAGGTGCAGACCATGCAGTCGTCCTTCGTGGGCCTGGGTGTCGGCCTGGCCATGGCCATCGTGCTGGTGTACCTGCTGGTGGTGGTGAACTTCCAGTCCTGGATCGACGCCCTGATCATCATCAGCGCCCTGCCCGCCGCCCTGGCCGGCATCGCCTGGATGCTGTTCATCACCGGCACCACGCTTAGCGTGCCGGCGCTGACCGGCGCCATCATGACCATGGGGGTCGCCACGGCCAACTCCATCCTGATGGTGTCCTTCGCGCGCCAGCGGCGCGAAGAAGGCGCCACCGTCCTGGCCGCCGCGCTGGAAGCCGGCGCCACCCGCATCCGCCCGGTGTTGATGACGGCGCTGGCCATGATCATCGGCATGATCCCCATGGCCCTGGGCCTGGGCGAAGGCGCCGAACAGAACGCCCCGCTGGGCCGCGCCGTCATCGGCGGCCTGCTGTTCGCCACCGTGTCCACCTTGTTCTTCGTGCCGGTGGTCTACGCCGGCGTCCATTCCCGCCTGGCTCAACGCAACGCCGCCCGCGCGGCGCGCCGCGGCCCTCCCCGGGGCGACCCGCCCCACGGCAATACCCCCCCTTACACGCCCGATCCCGCGCGGCAGGAGACTTGA
- a CDS encoding alpha-hydroxy acid oxidase encodes MPLPSRSFIATVEDMRRVARRRVPRMFYDYADSGSWTESTYRANEEDLQKIRFRQRVARNMENRTLATTMVGQSAAMPVALAPTGLTGMQHADGEILAAQAAEAFGVPFTLSTMSICSIEDVAAHTTAPFWFQLYVMRDRDFIERLIDRAKAAKCSALVLTLDLQILGQRHKDLRNGLSAPPRMTLGNLMNLATKPAWCWNMLRTQRRTFRNIAGHAKGVTDLSSLGAWTAEQFDPTLSWDDVEWIKKRWGGKLILKGILDPEDARHAVDTGADALIVSNHGGRQLDGAVSSVAMLPQVVDAVGKDIEVWMDGGIRSGQDILRAVALGARGVMIGRPFLYGLGAGGREGVTKVLEILARELDVTMALCGYRDIHQIDRGVLVPGSYPGSVPTY; translated from the coding sequence ATGCCACTTCCCTCACGCTCCTTTATTGCAACCGTGGAAGACATGCGCCGCGTGGCGCGCCGCCGCGTCCCGCGCATGTTCTACGACTACGCCGATTCTGGATCGTGGACGGAGTCCACCTACCGCGCCAATGAAGAGGATCTGCAGAAGATCCGCTTCCGCCAGCGCGTGGCGCGCAATATGGAAAACCGTACCCTGGCCACCACCATGGTCGGCCAGTCCGCCGCCATGCCGGTGGCGTTGGCGCCGACCGGGCTGACCGGGATGCAGCATGCCGACGGGGAAATCTTGGCGGCGCAGGCGGCCGAGGCCTTCGGCGTGCCGTTCACGCTGTCGACCATGAGCATCTGCTCCATCGAAGACGTGGCCGCGCACACCACCGCGCCTTTCTGGTTCCAGCTTTACGTGATGCGGGACCGCGATTTCATCGAACGCCTGATCGATCGCGCCAAGGCCGCCAAATGTTCGGCGCTGGTCTTGACCTTGGACCTGCAAATCCTGGGACAACGCCACAAGGACCTGCGCAATGGCCTTAGCGCGCCGCCGCGGATGACCCTGGGCAACCTGATGAACCTGGCCACCAAGCCGGCCTGGTGCTGGAACATGCTGCGCACGCAACGGCGCACGTTCCGCAATATCGCCGGCCACGCCAAGGGGGTGACGGACCTGTCGTCGCTGGGCGCCTGGACGGCCGAACAGTTCGATCCCACCCTGAGCTGGGACGACGTCGAATGGATCAAGAAGCGTTGGGGCGGCAAGCTGATCCTCAAGGGCATCCTGGATCCGGAGGACGCCCGCCATGCGGTGGACACCGGCGCCGATGCGCTGATCGTCAGCAACCACGGTGGCCGCCAACTGGATGGGGCGGTGTCGTCGGTGGCCATGCTGCCGCAGGTGGTCGACGCGGTGGGCAAGGACATCGAGGTCTGGATGGACGGTGGCATACGTTCCGGCCAGGACATCCTGCGCGCGGTGGCGTTGGGCGCGCGCGGCGTGATGATCGGCCGGCCCTTCCTGTATGGCTTGGGCGCGGGCGGCCGTGAAGGCGTGACGAAGGTGCTGGAGATACTGGCCAGGGAGCTGGATGTCACCATGGCCTTGTGCGGCTACCGCGATATCCATCAGATCGACCGCGGCGTGCTGGTGCCTGGGAGCTATCCGGGATCGGTGCCGACGTATTGA